A window from Musa acuminata AAA Group cultivar baxijiao chromosome BXJ3-10, Cavendish_Baxijiao_AAA, whole genome shotgun sequence encodes these proteins:
- the LOC104000143 gene encoding putative receptor-like protein kinase At1g80870: protein MPSRHLSSPSPPPIAAAHRHRILLLAVAVSASSLILLALFLLLFLFYLYLRRSPTLPFLSSAAAADNPLCLRRFSYRTLRSATASFDPARSLGRGASAAVFRGLLPDGKSVAVKRLLSSPSSPTRAASSDREFHNELQVLAALRPSPFVVSLLGYCLEGRRRRLLVYEYMPNGSLQEALFGSSSPLSWDRRFSIILDVARALAFLHLECDPPVVHGDIKPSNVLLGFDFQAKISDFGLSRVKTEADLGPEFFSQDLGPSQELFKSQDLVPESPQVDLPVPLHASSSISCKNSDTRPNPAGSHRGKEATALSSPVQDEIFSFEHRTESGATLEDGRTESNGQWGKHWWWKQEGSGELSSKDYVREWIGTQICPSGNPDWEDEKRISPEKCFDFRNSSRVENLDVGDDTLFGDARDKNTEKKQGRKKGILASDRKDRKMREWWKEEYFAEISKKSHHKKERKWFRTISSREHTGSAVDDDARRGRDLNVDISFRKGWKKKRSRSAGSDMFSGDMFSRELSSTTSMRGTVCYVAPECHGCEQLMEKADVYSFGVLILVIVSGRRPLHVLSSPVRLEKANLVSWCRQLAQMGNLLELVDERLKSSYNKEQAGLCINLALLCLQRIPELRPDSGDVVKILKGEMELPVVPCEFSPSPNARHMSRSRRKASMEVV, encoded by the coding sequence ATGCCTTCCCGCCACCTCTCGTCTCCTTCGCCTCCACCCATCGCCGCCGCCCACCGCCATCGCATCCTCCTCCTCGCCGTCGCCGTGTCCGCCTCCTCCCTAATCCTCCtcgctctcttcctcctcctctttctcttctacCTCTACCTCCGCCGCTCCCCGACGCTCCCTTTCCTCtcctctgccgccgccgccgatAACCCCCTATGCCTACGCCGCTTCTCCTACCGCACCCTCCGCTCGGCCACTGCCTCCTTCGACCCGGCCCGCTCCCTCGGCCGGGGCGCCTCCGCCGCCGTCTTCCGTGGCCTCCTCCCCGACGGCAAGTCCGTCGCCGTCAAGCGCCTTCTCTCCTCCCCTTCCTCCCCCACCCGCGCCGCCTCCTCCGACCGCGAGTTCCACAACGAGCTACAAGTCCTCGCCGCCCTCCGCCCCTCCCCCTTCGTCGTCTCCCTCCTCGGCTACTGCCTTGAGGGCCGCCGACGACGCCTCCTCGTCTACGAGTACATGCCGAACGGGAGCCTACAGGAAGCCCTCTTCGGCTCCAGCTCCCCTCTCAGCTGGGACCGCCGCTTCTCCATCATCCTCGACGTCGCCCGAGCCCTCGCCTTTCTCCACCTCGAGTGCGATCCCCCGGTCGTCCACGGTGACATCAAGCCCAGCAATGTGCTCCTCGGCTTCGATTTCCAGGCGAAAATTTCCGATTTTGGCTTGTCTCGGGTGAAGACCGAGGCCGATCTCGGCCCCGAGTTCTTCAGCCAGGATCTCGGCCCGAGCCAGGAGCTCTTCAAGAGCCAGGACCTCGTTCCAGAGAGCCCACAGGTAGACCTCCCCGTCCCCCTTCATGCCTCTTCATCCATTTCGTGCAAGAACTCCGACACCAGGCCGAATCCCGCCGGTAGTCACAGGGGGAAGGAGGCAACGGCACTCAGCTCCCCTGTCCAAGATGAGATTTTTAGCTTCGAGCATAGAACAGAGTCGGGTGCGACGCTGGAAGATGGCAGAACAGAGTCGAATGGTCAATGGGGGAAGCACTGGTGGTGGAAGCAGGAAGGCAGCGGGGAATTGAGCAGCAAAGACTATGTCAGGGAGTGGATCGGGACCCAAATTTGCCCCTCAGGCAATCCCGATTGGGAAGACGAGAAGAGGATTTCTCCCGAGAAGTGTTTTGATTTCAGGAACTCAAGCCGGGTGGAGAATCTGGACGTCGGGGACGACACCCTCTTCGGCGACGCCCGTGATAAGAACACAGAGAAGAAACAGGGGAGGAAGAAAGGCATTCTCGCCAGTGACAGGAAGGACAGGAAGATGAGGGAGTGGTGGAAGGAGGAGTACTTCGCAGAAATCAGCAAGAAGAGTCATCACAAGAAAGAGAGGAAGTGGTTCCGAACAATTAGTAGCCGAGAGCATACCGGTAGCGCCGTCGACGACGATGCTCGACGCGGCCGAGATCTGAACGTGGACATAAGCTTCAGGAAGGgctggaagaagaagaggagccgaTCGGCTGGCAGCGACATGTTCAGCGGCGACATGTTCAGCAGGGAGCTCAGTAGCACGACGAGCATGAGAGGCACAGTGTGCTATGTTGCTCCCGAGTGCCATGGATGCGAGCAGTTGATGGAGAAGGCAGATGTCTACAGCTTCGGGGTTCTGATCCTTGTCATCGTGTCGGGAAGAAGACCCCTGCATGTGCTGTCGTCGCCGGTGAGGTTGGAGAAGGCAAACCTTGTGAGCTGGTGCAGGCAGCTGGCTCAGATGGGGAATCTCCTGGAGCTGGTGGACGAAAGGTTGAAGAGCTCATACAACAAGGAGCAGGCAGGCCTCTGCATCAACTTAGCTCTCTTGTGCTTGCAGAGGATCCCCGAGTTGAGGCCCGATAGCGGGGATGTCGTCAAGATCCTCAAGGGGGAAATGGAGCTTCCGGTAGTGCCATGTGAGTTCTCTCCATCTCCTAACGCTAGACACATGAGTAGGTCACGAAGAAAAGCTTCCATGGAAGTAGTGTAG
- the LOC135651717 gene encoding uncharacterized protein LOC135651717, whose amino-acid sequence MAEPEVIALREALRSRSTTLEKLYGELEEEREAAASGADEALSMIVRLQEEKAAEKMKASQYKRLAEEKLRHAKESSTILKDVIFQKEMEIASLVYQVQAYKHRLLSLGLRNMDDDVMMRNGNRCRTSLVRNISLPALLLEELSSGLHVTENLYCGIADNMEFGEEYDAAKLHEFMKLARSETAEAHRRATEWQQKLEYHDKFHMNSRMVPVKMRQNPGCSWYLQLAASDDNKFDNSTSNIKSDEGSIYQTKSVNLQDFHDVQENHNRPSGSRTCSQLSQEHFETKCMNRVPIARQEEAMCNLPKDQHNNFFSHAHHKNKLYQPWEEATMDCPPTPGNSHDAVSSSHSDLEQLRMLMQKFKDDMRDTKQENLERGRKQLQSLRRIIKHLDSIESQVNNTEFEHDQEDDSQFTYLVEVMLCYFLCTGALLVSQTRH is encoded by the coding sequence ATGGCGGAACCCGAAGTCATTGCTTTGAGAGAAGCTCTTCGGAGTCGATCTACAACTCTGGAGAAACTTTATGGAGAGCTGGAGGAGGAACGGGAAGCTGCGGCATCTGGAGCGGACGAAGCTCTATCCATGATCGTGCGCCTGCAGGAAGAGAAGGCCGCCGAGAAGATGAAGGCGAGCCAGTACAAGAGATTGGCGGAGGAGAAGCTGCGGCACGCCAAGGAGTCGTCGACGATTCTGAAAGACGTCATATTTCAGAAGGAGATGGAGATTGCATCCCTCGTGTATCAAGTGCAGGCCTACAAGCACAGGCTGTTAAGTTTGGGTCTCAGAAATATGGATGATGATGTTATGATGAGGAATGGCAACCGGTGCAGGACAAGCTTGGTTAGGAACATCTCTTTACCTGCGCTTCTCCTGGAAGAACTATCATCAGGGCTTCatgttactgaaaatttgtattgTGGCATTGCTGACAACATGGAGTTCGGTGAAGAGTACGATGCAGCCAAATTGCATGAGTTTATGAAGTTGGCTAGATCAGAAACAGCAGAAGCACACAGAAGAGCAACAGAGTGGCAGCAAAAACTCGAGTATCATGATAAATTTCACATGAATTCTAGGATGGTGCCTGTGAAAATGAGACAGAATCCTGGTTGTTCATGGTATCTACAACTAGCAGCGAGCGACGACAACAAATTCGACAATTCAACATCGAACATAAAGTCAGATGAGGGCAGCATTTATCAAACAAAATCAGTCAATTTGCAAGACTTCCATGATGTTCAGGAGAATCACAATCGTCCAAGCGGGTCTAGAACATGCAGCCAACTTTCGCAAGAACATTTCGAAACCAAATGCATGAACAGAGTGCCAATTGCAAGACAGGAAGAAGCTATGTGCAACCTCCCGAAAGATCAGCACAACAATTTTTTCTCGCATGCCCATCATAAGAACAAATTGTACCAACCATGGGAAGAGGCAACGATGGATTGTCCTCCAACACCTGGAAATTCTCATGATGCAGTTTCTTCATCTCACAGTGATCTTGAGCAACTAAGAATGCTGATGCAGAAATTTAAAGACGACATGAGAGATACGAAGCAGGAAAATCTCGAGCGAGGCAGAAAACAGTTGCAGTCATTAAGGAGAATAATCAAGCATCTTGATTCTATAGAATCACAAGTTAACAACACAGAGTTTGAGCACGATCAAGAGGATGATTCTCAATTTACGTACCTTGTGGAGGTAATGTTATGTTACTTTCTCTGCACTGGTGCTTTGCTTGTTTCTCAGACTAGGCACTGA
- the LOC104000144 gene encoding uncharacterized protein LOC104000144: MATAVRLSLAPVAAIAHLSSHSAGRIRASAVMTTIALTPAVIVGGGRVGRMLQSLGDGRDVLVGRGQPVPAEFEGPILVCTRNDDLEAVLASTPPSRWNDLVFFQNGMLEPWLESEGLGDADQVLAYFAVSKLGEDPIDGKTDTNPEGLTAAYGKWASAVAARLHGGGLSCKVLEKEAFQKQMLEKLIWISAFMLVGARHPGATVGVVEKEYRSEVASLIAELASAAAAEKQLTFEEGMEDRLCAYSRAVAHFPTAVKEFKWRNGYFYSLSEKALAGGRSDPCPLHTAWLKELRII, translated from the exons ATGGCTACCGCCGTTAGGCTTTCCCTCGCTCCAGTCGCCGCCATCGCCCACCTCTCCTCCCACTCCGCAGGTAGGATTAGGGCTTCCGCGGTGATGACAACCATCGCCTTGACTCCGGCGGTGATCGTGGGCGGCGGGAGAGTCGGTCGGATGCTGCAGTCACTGGGCGACGGCCGTGACGTCCTCGTCGGGAGGGGTCAGCCGGTGCCCGCCGAGTTCGAAGGCCCCATCCTCGTTTGCACTCGCAACGACGACCTTGAGGCCGTCCTTGCCTCCACCCCTCCCTCGCGGTGGAACG ATCTGGTGTTCTTCCAGAATGGGATGCTCGAACCGTGGCTTGAGAGCGAAGGGTTGGGTGATGCGGATCAAGTCTTGGCTTATTTTGCTGTGTCGAAACTGGGGGAGGATCCGATCGATGGCAAGACCGACACGAATCCTGAAGGACTGACAGCAGCGTATGGGAAATGGGCATCAGCAGTAGCCGCACGTCTCCATGGTGGAGGCCTTTCTTGCAAG GTCCTTGAAAAGGAAGCTTTTCAGAAGCAAATGTTGGAGAAGCTCATATGGATCTCAGCTTTCATGCTGGTCGGAGCCCGCCATCCGGGGGCTACCGTTGGTGTTGTGGAAAAGGAATATCGATCTGAA GTAGCGAGCCTCATTGCAGAGTTAGCATCTGCAGCTGCTGCAGAGAAACAACTAACGTTCGAAGAAGGCATGGAGGATAGGCTATGTGCTTATTCCAGGGCTGTTGCACACTTCCCGACTGCTGTTAAGGAG TTCAAGTGGAGGAATGGCTACTTTTACTCTCTCTCAGAAAAGGCACTTGCAGGAGGAAGGTCAGACCCatgccctctgcatacagcttggCTCAAGGAACTCAGGATCATTTGA
- the LOC135651335 gene encoding transcription factor IBH1-like 1 yields MLSRTHFIYISACVAAFSPSCLLSFSVAAMQVTEAFKHAFLKQMLLGFQASAVSTNSMGFQERKNAIKLSADVAMAVARGSRKWTRGLIAGLSEEQQNRSFLQLILGEQYERRLMKPCYSSWKIPRCRKIVRRSLRVCCRRQKKKKNQSGVLARTLVEKRTRQLKRLVPGGESMDGFSLLDETLDYVLSLRAQVDLMQSLLTTVESSKLRSHSKRTLPERKASYVGK; encoded by the exons ATGCTTTCAAGAACCCACTTCATATACATCTCAGCGTGTGTAGCTGCCTTCTCTCCCTCCTGCCTTTTGTCTTTCAGTGTCGCAGCCATGCAAGTCACAGAAGCATTCAAGCATGCTTTCCTCAAGCAAATGCTGCTTGGCTTCCAGGCGTCTGCGGTGTCGACCAATAGCATGGGATTCCAAGAGAGGAAGAACGCCATCAAGCTCTCGGCCGACGTCGCCATGGCCGTCGCCAGGGGCAGCAGGAAATGGACTCGTGGCCTCATCGCAGGCCTCTCCGAGGAGCAGCAGAACCGGTCCTTCCTTCAGCTTATCCTGGGAGAGCAGTACGAGAGGAGGCTGATGAAGCCATGCTATAGCTCGTGGAAGATCCCAAGATGCAGGAAGATCGTGCGGAGGAGCCTTAGGGTTTGCTGTAGgaggcaaaagaagaagaagaaccaaagTGGTGTTCTTGCGAGGACGTTGGTGGAGAAGAGAACTCGACAGCTCAAAAGACTTGTGCCCGGGGGTGAGTCCATGGATGGGTTCTCCTTGTTGGATGAAACCTTAGACTACGTGCTCTCTCTTCGAGCTCAGGTTGATCTGATGCAAAGCCTTCTCACGACCGTCGAATCCTCAAAGCTCAG ATCTCACAGTAAACGCACGCTGCCTGAAAGAAAAGCTTCATACGTTGGCAAATGA
- the LOC104000147 gene encoding RING-H2 finger protein ATL56 codes for MARIDHDRPLLAPDPPTPLSDGMAAKPRGGARVLCFILQTFVMAVALALFFLFAGVAAVVLLHLCVAGRAFRRRRSGRLYSVAVYDAPDAAPVPAGLSAAEMKGLPMFEYSVMSASSPLRPPICAVCLEGFNEGERCRALPPCGHVFHAPCVDGWLVRSPGCPICRARIGAAASEPSIGRTAGGVGSIGGFL; via the coding sequence ATGGCCCGAATCGATCACGACCGTCCGCTCCTCGCCCCCGACCCCCCGACGCCGCTCTCCGATGGCATGGCCGCGAAGCCCAGGGGCGGGGCCCGTGTGCTCTGCTTCATCCTCCAGACCTTCGTCATGGCCGTCGCCCTCGCGCTCTTCTTCCTATTCGCTGGGGTCGCCGCCGTCGTCCTCCTCCACCTGTGCGTCGCTGGACGCGCCTTCCGTCGCCGCCGTAGCGGCCGCCTTTATTCGGTCGCGGTCTACGACGCCCCCGACGCTGCCCCTGTGCCCGCCGGCCTCTCGGCCGCCGAGATGAAGGGGCTCCCGATGTTCGAGTACTCCGTCATGTCGGCGTCCTCCCCGTTGCGTCCGCCTATTTGCGCGGTGTGTTTGGAAGGGTTCAATGAGGGGGAGAGGTGCCGAGCTCTGCCCCCGTGTGGGCACGTGTTCCATGCCCCCTGCGTCGACGGGTGGCTCGTGAGGTCGCCGGGTTGCCCGATCTGCCGCGCTCGCATTGGCGCGGCAGCGTCGGAGCCTTCGATCGGCCGGACGGCCGGTGGGGTGGGTTCGATCGGTGGATTTTTGTAA